Proteins encoded in a region of the Osmerus mordax isolate fOsmMor3 chromosome 17, fOsmMor3.pri, whole genome shotgun sequence genome:
- the tbk1 gene encoding serine/threonine-protein kinase TBK1 has product MQSTANYLWLISDLLGQGATANVYRGRHKKTGDLYAVKVFNNLSFLRPLDVQMREFEVLKKLNHKNIVKLFAVEEESNTRHKVLVMEYCPCGSLYTVLEESSNAYGLPEDEFLIVLQDVVAGMNHLREYGIVHRDIKPGNIMRVIGEDGRSVYKLTDFGAARELDDDEQFVSLYGTEEYLHPDMYERAVLRKDHQKKYGATVDLWSIGVTFYHAATGSLPFRPYEGPRRNKEVMYKIITEKPSGTISGQQKFENGKIEWSTEMPVSCSLSKGLQSLLTPVLANILEADQEKCWGFDQFFAETSDILHRCVVYLFSLQQATLHHVYIHEYNTATLFQELLSRRTSIPPHHQELIYEGRRLVLDPNRQAQTFPRTTRDNPIMLISSECAATVGLIFEDPSPPKVQPRYDLDLDASYAKTFAGDVGHLWKTSESLLVYQELVRKGVRGLIEMMKEEYSEIVHKKSEVIHLCNYCNQILERTEQLCEVLMQATMLSSEYDEISDMRKKVMRISGSLEPLERTTQEIKSKFMPGGLLTDTWIQQVGTHPGDRNVEKIKVLLDAITAIYHQFKKDKAERRLPYNEEQIHKFDKQKLVLHATRARTLFTEECAMKYRLFISKSEEWMRKVHHVRKQLVGLSTQFNSIEKDVSMVMERVIKLQEQLPQKVMPLASGGIKPQAYLSQSTLVEMTLGMKKLKEEMEGVVKELAENNHFLERFGTLTLDGGLRNVDRI; this is encoded by the exons ATGCAGAGCACTGCCAACTACCTGTGGCTCATCTCGGATCTTCTCGGGCAAGGGGCTACAGCAAATGTGTACCGTGGTAGGCACAAG AAAACAGGGGACCTTTATGCCGTCAAAGTCTTCAATAACCTCAGCTTTCTGAGGCCTCTGGACGTCCAAATGAGGGAGTTCGAGGTTCTGAAGAAACTCAACCACAAGAACATTGTCAAACTCTTTGCTGTGGAAGAGGAG TCTAACACACGTCACAAAGTCCTGGTTATGGAGTACTGTCCCTGTGGGAGCCTCTACACAGTTCTGGAGGAGTCTTCCAATGCCTACGGACTACCAGAGGACGAGTTTCTCATCGTGCTGCAGGATGTAG TGGCAGGCATGAACCACCTGAGGGAGTACGGCATCGTGCACCGCGACATCAAGCCGGGGAACATCATGCGTGTGATCGGCGAGGACGGGAGGTCCGTCTACAAGCTCACAGACTTCGGAGCCGCCAGGGAGCTGGACGACGACGAGCAGTTCGTCTCTCTCTACGGGACCGAGGAGTACTTG caccCTGACATGTACGAGCGGGCTGTGCTGAGGAAGGACCACCAGAAGAAGTACGGGGCCACAGTGGACCTGTGGAGCATCGGTGTCACCTTCTACCACGCCGCCACAGGCAGCCTCCCATTCCGACCCTACGAGGGGCCCCGCAGGAACAAGGAAGTGAT GTATAAGATCATCACAGAGAAACCTTCCGGAACCATCTCTGGCCAGCAGAAGTTCGAGAACGGCAAGATTGAGTGGAGCACTGAGATGCCTGTTTCTTGTAGCCTCTCCAA GGGCCTGCAGAGCCTTCTGACCCCGGTGCTGGCTAACATCCTGGAGGCTGACCAGGAGAAGTGCTGGGGCTTCGACCAGTTCTTCGCCGAGACCAGCGACATCCTCCATCGCTGCGTTGTCTATTTGTTCAGCCTGCAGCAGGCCACCCTCCACCACGTCTACATCCACGAGTACAACAC GGCGACACTGTTCCAGGAGCTTCTCTCACGGAGGACCAGcatcccccctcaccaccaggaGCTGATATACGAGGGCCGCAGGCTGGTGCTGGATCCAAACCGCCAGGCCCAGACCTTCCCCCGGACCACCCGGGACAACCCCATCATGCTGATCAGCTCAGAATGTGCGGCCACGGTGGGACTCATCTTCGAAGATC CAAGCCCTCCCAAAGTCCAGCCTCGCTATGACCTGGATCTGGACGCCAGCTATGCCAAG ACCTTCGCAGGTGACGTGGGCCACCTGTGGAAGACTTCCGAGTCCCTCTTGGTCTACCAGGAGCTGGTTCGCAAAGGAGTCCGCGGCCTAAT tgaGATGATGAAGGAAGAATACAGTGAGATAGTACACAAGAAGTCTGAAGTCATTCACCTGTGCAACTACTGCAACCAGATCCTGGAACGGACGGAGCAGCT GTGTGAGGTCCTGATGCAGGCCACCATGCTGTCGTCAGAATACGACGAGATCTCAGACATGCGCAAGAAAGTCATGAGA ATCTCTGGGTCTTTggaacccctggagaggactacACAGGAGATCAAGAGCAAGTTCATGCCAGGGGGTCTGTTGACCGACACCTGGATCCAGCAAGTTGGCACCCACCCTGGGGACAGAaa TGTGGAGAAGATCAAAGTGCTGTTAGATGCCATCACCGCCATCTACCACCAGTTCAAGAAGGACAAGGCCGAGAGAC GTCTACCTTACAACGAAGAACAGATCCATAAATTTGACAA ACAGAAGCTGGTTCTCCACGCCACCCGGGCCAGGACTCTGTTCACTGAGGAGTGCGCCATGAAGTACCGCCTCTTCATCTCCAAGAGCGAAGAGTGGATGAG AAAGGTCCATCACGTGAGGAAGCAGCTGGTCGGCCTGTCCACTCAGTTCAACAGCATTGAGAAAGACGTGTCCATGGTGATGGAGCGAGTCATCAAG CTCCAGGAGCAGCTACCTCAGAAGGTGATGCCTCTGGCATCTGGTGGGATCAAGCCCCAGGCCTACCTCAGCCAGAGCACCCTGGTGGAGATGACCTTGGG GATGAAGAAACTGAAAGAGGAAATGGAGGGGGTTGTGAAAGAACTGGCAGAGAACAACCACTTCCTGGAAAG GTTTGGCACTTTGACACTGGATGGGGGATTGAGGAATGTTGACCGTATTTGA
- the gpr19 gene encoding probable G-protein coupled receptor 19, whose amino-acid sequence MVYAQSTESAMPSFSSPTFSSQMSFNYSDRENSTFLADSATPLFCNREGLSESNSTLVSYELTSAEVAILGLVFGALWLVSILGNALVCLVIHRSRRTQSTTNYFVVSMACADLLLSLGCAPFVLLQVTSGRWPLSAAACKAVRYLQHLCPGVQVYVLLSICVDRFYTIVYPLSFKVSREKAKRMILASWIFDVAFISPCLFFYGSTMADGSGGHCDFFLPNSWDGIAYAAAHLLFGFLVPALLIVSFYQRVIRYIWRISADGHTVRRTMNIVPRTKVKTIKMFLMLNCVFLLTWTPFYVAQLWHPREADSPSRQGALFFTAIALISFSSTASKPTLYSVYNANFRRGMRETFCMSSMKCYRSNAYTITASSRMAKKNYVGVVDIPVPAKTITKDSVYDTFDREAKEKKLAWPISANPPNTFV is encoded by the coding sequence ATGGTGTACGCCCAGTCGACTGAAAGCGCCATGCCCTCTTTCAGCTCCCCCACCTTCAGTTCCCAAATGTCCTTCAACTACTCTGACAGGGAGAACTCCACCTTTCTCGCCGACTCAGCCACACCTCTCTTTTGCAACCGAGAAGGCTTATCAGAGTCCAACAGCACCCTGGTTTCCTACGAGCTGACCTCCGCTGAGGTGGCCATCTTGGGGCTGGTGTTTGGggctctctggctggtctccaTCCTCGGCAACGCCCTGGTCTGCCTGGTCATCCACCGCAGCCGGAGGACTCAATCCACCACCAACTACTTTGTGGTGTCCATGGCTTGTGCTGACCTCCTGCTGAGCCTGGGCTGTGCCCCGTtcgtcctcctccaggtcacCTCCGGAAGGTGGCCGCTGAGCGCGGCCGCCTGCAAGGCTGTGAGATACCTCCAGCACCTGTGTCCGGGGGTGCAGGTGTACGTCTTGCTCTCCATCTGCGTGGATCGCTTCTACACCATCGTCTACCCGCTCAGCTTCAAGGTCTCCAGGGAGAAGGCCAAGAGGATGATACTGGCCTCCTGGATCTTCGACGTCGCCTTCATCTCGCCCTGCCTCTTCTTTTACGGTTCCACGATGGCGGACGGCAGCGGCGGCCACTGCGACTTCTTCCTGCCCAACAGCTGGGACGGGATCGCGTACGCCGCCGCTCACCTGCTCTTCGGCTTCCTGGTCCCGGCGCTGCTCATCGTGTCGTTCTACCAGCGGGTGATCCGCTACATCTGGAGGATCAGCGCCGATGGACACACGGTGAGGAGGACGATGAACATCGTCCCAAGGACTAAAGTCAAGACAATCAAGATGTTCCTCATGCTCAACTGTGTCTTCCTGCTGACCTGGACACCGTTTTACGTAGCCCAGCTGTGGCACCCCCGAGAAGCCGACAGCCCCAGCAGACAGGGTGCGCTGTTCTTCACAGCCATTGCCTTGATTTCCTTCAGCTCCACTGCCTCCAAACCAACCCTGTACTCTGTTTATAACGCGAACTTCAGACGCGGCATGAGGGAGACCTTCTGCATGTCGTCAATGAAGTGTTACCGCAGTAACGCATACACAATCACTGCTAGCTCACGGATGGCCAAAAAGAACTATGTTGGGGTGGTGGACATCCCGGTACCGGCTAAGACAATCACCAAAGACTCGGTTTATGACACCTTTGACCGCGAGGCAAAAGAGAAGAAACTCGCCTGGCCAATCAGTGCCAATCCACCTAATACTTTTGTGTGA
- the crebl2 gene encoding cAMP-responsive element-binding protein-like 2, giving the protein MDDSKMVGGKVKKPGKRGRKPAKIDLKAKLERSRQSARECRARKKLRYQYLEELVSSKERAICALREELEMYKQWCSAMDQGKIPSEIKALLTGDDQKMPQSTSNKTSKNGKNSS; this is encoded by the exons ATGGATGACAGTAAG ATGGTTGGGGGCAAAGTTAAAAAACCTGGAAAGCGTGGCCGCAAACCTGCTAAAATTGATTTGAAGGCAAAACTGGAACGCAGTAGACAGAGTGCAAGGGAGTGTCGTGCAAGAAAGAAGTTAAGGTATCAAtacctggaggagctggtgtcCAGCAAGGAGAGAGCAATCTGTGCCTTGCGCGAGGAGTTGGAGATG TACAAACAGTGGTGCTCTGCCATGGATCAAGGAAAAATCCCTTCTGAAATCAAAGCCCTTCTCACCGGGGATGATCAGAAAATGCCCCAGAGCACGAGCAACAAGACAAGCAAGAATGGAAAGAACAGCAGTTAA